The Flavobacterium johnsoniae UW101 genomic interval GACGTTCAGGAGCATTTTAGCTATGACAGAGTTGATGTGAGCATCTATGACCGCTATAAAGCAGGATTGTTCTACATATCGAAAAAAGGTCTAAATGGCGAAGATTGGGATTTTATCAATAATAGTGCAAACACCTCAACAGATGAGAGTTAAGCTTAAACTTTCTCAGTTGAAAAAGATATTGCTGTCAGAACCGCTAAAACTGCAAATCAGTTTTAAAATGAAAGATTTCACAAATGCAGAATTCTCAGAGTTTCAAAAATTAATACAATCTAAAGAACGAGGCTAAAGACCTCGTTTTTTTATGCTCAGAAATGGCTCAAAAATCTATGAGCCCAGGAAATCCAGGATTTTTCTTGCACAATCCAAAATAGACCTGGACATTTGTTTCACTTTTGATAATAAGTGAAAGCAATCATATAAACCCAATGAAATCAATGGTTTACATGGTATAAAGAATTGACCGCTTTCAGATACATATATTAAGGTATAAAAGTGAAACTAAAATCAAGCAAAATGGCATTAAAAGGACAAAAGACAACAAGTGATTTTTTAGAGTGGAACAAAATGCAGACTATCGTTTTGAAACTGGAGAGAGACAATGATTTGAAATTTGCATTGCTGATTGCAACAGGTTCTTATATTGGTCTGAGGATTTCTGACCTACTACAGCTTCGTTGGAATCAGGTTTTGAATGAGGAGCATTTTATCATTACGGAAAGGAAAACCAAGAAAATCCGAAAAGTGACTATCAATCCAGAACTGCAAATCATACTTAAAAGATTGTTTGTCCAGCTTGAAGCCAAAGAAACTGATTTGATGTTTGCCAATAGGTCTGGAGATAAACCGTTCAGTACACAGTATGTGAACAGTAAACTCAAAGATATATTCACTAAATACAATGTAAAAGGTCAGTATTCAAGCCATTTTATGAGAAAAACGCTAGGTCGCAGAGTCTGGGAAGTAAACAAATATAGTGACCAAGCATTATTGTTATTGTCCCAGCTGTTCAATCATACCAGCGTTTCAACTACTAAAATCTATCTAGGAATCAGAGAACAAGAGATAAGTAACCTATATTTGAGCATATAGCCAAAAAATTATTCGTAAAAATTTCATTGATTTTAATGATTTTTTTTAAATAAATATTGAGAAAGTAAAAATTAAAACCATATAAATCTATATGAATTTGTAATTTATTCATTTTCAGCGCATTGAGTTTTTAAATCCATATAAATCTATATGGCGTTGATAATTTAATAATTGTAAGTTTTTACGCATTTTTGAGTTATGTTTAATTTCTCTACCTTTGTAAAACAAAATCAAAAGGAAAAGATTCTTGCAAGGAAAATTTCGCCATTCTAGTAGCTAAAGAGTGGAAAAAGAGCAGATTGTAAAGCTAAGCAATCAGTTCAAAAATCAAATTTATATTTCATATTACAAATTCGGTGCAATATCCGAAGCAGTATTCTTGTGCCCAAAAATTACGTGTTTAACTCTAAAAAAAATTAAAGCTTATGCAAAACTTAGAATCGCTGTTCCAGTCCTTTGAAACTGGCATTCGAAGCGTGAAAGCTACAAAGCCGAAAGAATATCTGAATAAGATAGGATTGGATTATGCGGAACTGAGAATCGGCTTTAATTCAGGACAGTTTCATCACAATAAAAGCCAAGAAGCCAAAGATGAATTTGAAGCTTTAGGAATGCTTAAAAAGAGCGATGCGGGTGTGAGAAAAGAAGACCTGACAGCCTATACCGTTTTTGGAAGGTACGGACTAATTTTTCCACTGCTAAGCAAAGAGAACCAAATTGTAAACTATTTCGCTTTACGGTTTGATTTGGAGAGTCCTAAAGAAGAATACCTCAACAGTGAAGGCA includes:
- a CDS encoding tyrosine-type recombinase/integrase: MALKGQKTTSDFLEWNKMQTIVLKLERDNDLKFALLIATGSYIGLRISDLLQLRWNQVLNEEHFIITERKTKKIRKVTINPELQIILKRLFVQLEAKETDLMFANRSGDKPFSTQYVNSKLKDIFTKYNVKGQYSSHFMRKTLGRRVWEVNKYSDQALLLLSQLFNHTSVSTTKIYLGIREQEISNLYLSI